From the genome of Scytonema hofmannii PCC 7110, one region includes:
- a CDS encoding Uma2 family endonuclease gives MVALPDRILMSAEEYLIWEPTQEERYEYWDGELLAMSGGTRNHNRVCGNFFRLLDDALVDRVCEVYIVDVKVQIESEQKYFYPDVVVTCDERDLNPQLVQFPCLIIEVLSPSTEAADRGKKFAKYRQSSTLQEYVLVQVAQPGVEVFRRNEQGKWVLSEYNLDEILPLESVNVEIAIADLYRQVQFETEATED, from the coding sequence ATGGTTGCTTTACCCGATCGCATTTTGATGAGTGCAGAGGAATATTTGATTTGGGAACCAACCCAAGAGGAACGCTACGAGTATTGGGATGGCGAACTTCTAGCGATGAGCGGTGGTACGCGCAACCACAATCGCGTTTGTGGAAATTTCTTCAGGCTGTTAGATGATGCTCTAGTCGATCGCGTCTGTGAAGTATATATTGTAGATGTCAAAGTGCAGATAGAATCGGAACAAAAGTATTTTTATCCAGATGTGGTGGTAACTTGCGATGAGCGCGATCTCAATCCGCAACTCGTGCAATTTCCCTGCTTAATTATCGAAGTGCTATCACCTTCAACGGAAGCAGCCGATAGGGGGAAGAAATTTGCCAAGTACCGTCAATCTTCTACCCTACAAGAATATGTCTTAGTACAAGTAGCTCAACCGGGTGTGGAAGTGTTTCGGCGTAACGAACAAGGGAAATGGGTACTGTCTGAGTATAATTTGGACGAGATATTGCCACTCGAATCAGTAAATGTGGAAATAGCGATCGCTGATTTGTACCGACAAGTGCAGTTTGAAACTGAAGCAACCGAAGATTAA
- a CDS encoding LysR substrate-binding domain-containing protein: protein MQVTRRVADGQIGKVRLGLTEATLFCYAPSILRIYRERYPQVKLILKGGETEAHVEALRTHQIDVAFVYLPIREPTLWVYPLHEQFYIAALSSSHPLARYKQIPQW from the coding sequence ATACAAGTTACCAGACGTGTAGCTGATGGACAAATTGGGAAGGTAAGACTTGGTTTGACTGAAGCAACACTGTTCTGCTATGCGCCAAGTATTTTAAGAATTTACCGAGAGCGTTATCCACAAGTCAAGTTAATCTTGAAAGGCGGTGAAACGGAAGCTCATGTTGAAGCTTTACGCACTCACCAAATTGATGTTGCGTTTGTCTATCTTCCTATTCGCGAACCAACTCTGTGGGTGTATCCGTTACACGAACAGTTCTACATCGCTGCACTTTCCTCATCCCATCCGCTTGCAAGATACAAACAAATACCACAGTGGTAA
- a CDS encoding YybH family protein yields the protein MIDANEILKAMCEKYQAAVSANDSVAYGKLFAADAIRIPPGSEPEQGRDEISKSEQKDYDVAKWTIQSTPLDALRIDDQWVYGIAQANVNTVAYADGMTNSFKVTKTWLLHRENSGEWLIERQIWNLK from the coding sequence ATGATCGATGCGAACGAGATTCTCAAGGCAATGTGTGAGAAATATCAGGCAGCTGTGAGCGCCAACGATTCGGTAGCTTATGGGAAGCTATTTGCCGCAGACGCGATTCGGATTCCACCAGGGTCAGAGCCTGAGCAAGGTCGGGATGAGATTTCAAAGAGCGAGCAGAAAGACTATGATGTCGCAAAATGGACTATTCAATCGACACCTCTTGATGCTCTACGGATCGACGATCAATGGGTCTATGGAATTGCACAGGCTAATGTGAACACTGTCGCCTACGCTGATGGGATGACGAATTCATTCAAAGTCACGAAGACTTGGCTTCTCCACAGAGAGAACTCAGGAGAATGGTTGATTGAGAGGCAGATTTGGAATCTCAAGTAA
- a CDS encoding ABC transporter ATP-binding protein has protein sequence MINYPAIMLSNVSKVYSNGVVALQDMSLTIGESQFVSIVGPSGCGKSTVLHLIAGLSRKSSGSIQWGGDLFPKKMSTVAKRQNQESLYRLAFVFQEAALMPWANVVENVRLPLKLAGIPKKVADATIEEAIALVGLEGFERSYPRELSGGMKMRVSIARSLVTKPDILLMDEPFGALDEMTRSKLNSDLLNLWSHKHWTVVFVTHNIYEAVYLSERVVVMTARPGRVIADVTIDVPFPRTEEFRISSLHNKYCREITNYLSRGT, from the coding sequence ATGATAAATTATCCAGCCATCATGCTTAGTAATGTTAGCAAAGTTTATTCCAATGGCGTTGTTGCCTTACAGGATATGAGCTTGACTATTGGTGAGTCTCAATTTGTTAGCATAGTTGGACCGTCTGGATGTGGTAAGAGTACTGTACTTCACCTGATTGCTGGACTAAGTCGTAAAAGTTCTGGCAGTATTCAGTGGGGAGGCGACTTGTTTCCAAAAAAAATGTCAACTGTAGCGAAGCGCCAAAATCAGGAATCTTTATACAGATTAGCATTTGTCTTTCAAGAAGCCGCATTAATGCCTTGGGCCAACGTGGTGGAGAATGTGCGCTTACCCCTGAAATTGGCTGGTATACCCAAGAAGGTTGCTGATGCGACAATTGAAGAAGCAATTGCCTTGGTTGGGCTAGAAGGCTTTGAACGCTCATATCCCCGCGAGCTATCAGGTGGTATGAAAATGCGAGTGTCGATAGCAAGATCTCTGGTAACTAAACCAGACATTTTACTAATGGATGAACCCTTTGGTGCTTTAGACGAAATGACTCGCAGTAAGTTAAACAGCGACTTATTGAATTTATGGAGTCACAAGCACTGGACAGTTGTATTTGTCACGCATAATATTTATGAAGCTGTTTACTTGTCCGAGCGGGTCGTGGTTATGACAGCTCGACCAGGACGAGTCATTGCAGACGTGACAATTGATGTTCCTTTCCCCAGGACTGAAGAATTTCGCATATCATCATTACATAACAAGTACTGTAGAGAGATTACTAACTATCTCAGTAGAGGTACTTAG
- a CDS encoding ABC transporter substrate-binding protein, whose amino-acid sequence MIRLQNSLSTIQTVNRRQFIKYGSMALGSSIFTACSSGNQSLSGGLVSTVDPEAKSRLDKVNFILSWVAEAEYGGFYQALATGIYKDYGLDVSITQGGPRMSAGLLLMRGAANLIMGSGGEAIVAVETGVPKVTVAAIFQKDPQVLIAHPGVGNDLLEQMKGKPILTASAASATYWPFLKLKYGFTDSQQRPYNFKIEPFLADKNMIQQGIVTAEPFEIEKKGGFKPVVILLADRGYNSYNFTIDTTVELVENNSELVQRFVDASIKGWYNYLEQPTPGNELIKKYNPEMTDEQIAYSVKKIKEYNLITGGDAANLGIGAMTKERWKSFFDGMVEAGVFKSTTKYEDAFTLQFVNKGVQAYKS is encoded by the coding sequence ATGATTAGACTGCAAAACTCTCTAAGTACAATCCAAACGGTCAATCGTCGCCAGTTCATCAAATATGGATCAATGGCACTTGGATCTAGCATTTTTACAGCTTGTTCCAGTGGAAACCAATCACTATCAGGTGGGTTAGTTTCTACTGTCGATCCAGAAGCAAAGAGCAGATTAGATAAAGTCAATTTTATTCTTTCTTGGGTTGCTGAAGCAGAATACGGCGGTTTCTATCAAGCTCTTGCCACTGGCATTTACAAGGACTACGGACTAGATGTCTCTATCACACAAGGTGGTCCTCGAATGAGTGCTGGTTTGTTACTAATGAGAGGAGCAGCAAACTTAATCATGGGGTCTGGCGGTGAAGCAATTGTAGCTGTGGAAACAGGAGTGCCTAAGGTTACAGTAGCTGCTATTTTTCAAAAAGACCCACAAGTCCTCATTGCCCACCCTGGCGTAGGTAACGATTTACTTGAACAAATGAAAGGTAAACCAATTTTGACTGCTTCCGCAGCCAGCGCAACCTATTGGCCTTTCCTAAAACTCAAGTACGGTTTTACAGATAGCCAACAGCGACCTTACAACTTCAAAATTGAACCTTTCTTAGCAGATAAAAATATGATTCAGCAAGGTATTGTGACTGCTGAACCATTTGAAATAGAAAAGAAGGGTGGCTTTAAACCTGTGGTTATACTGTTAGCCGATCGAGGCTACAATTCATACAATTTTACAATTGATACAACCGTAGAATTGGTAGAAAACAATTCCGAACTTGTGCAGCGTTTTGTTGATGCATCAATAAAAGGTTGGTATAACTACTTAGAGCAGCCTACTCCCGGCAACGAGTTAATCAAAAAGTACAATCCAGAAATGACAGATGAACAGATAGCATATAGTGTCAAAAAAATTAAGGAATACAACTTAATTACTGGTGGAGATGCAGCGAATTTAGGTATTGGAGCCATGACTAAGGAACGTTGGAAAAGTTTTTTTGACGGAATGGTGGAGGCTGGAGTTTTCAAATCAACCACTAAATATGAAGATGCATTTACGCTCCAATTCGTCAATAAAGGAGTACAAGCTTACAAATCTTAG
- a CDS encoding caspase, EACC1-associated type — translation MIDWEAMRKLALLIGVSEYEPDLTSLPAARKDVEAVKQVLEHPDMGEFSEVRCLINPDTQEMQVAIETVFSNSTRDDLILLYFSGHGIKDESGRLYLATRRTRKNSQGELIRSTAVTASFVQENMSKSRSKRQVIVLDCCFSGAFAEGLLAKDDGSIDIRSQLGGEDLGREGRAVLTSSTSTQYSFENKSNLSIYTEYIVEGISTGAADLDGDSVISIDELHEYARRKVQEAAPAMKPEIYAVKQGYRIFLAKAPIGDPRLRYRKEVENCAIRGEISPTGRRMLDYVRETLGLETTETSVIEDEVLKPYREYNQNLQQYEQALVEAVQQEYPFSEYTLNELSRYQKILRLRNEDVAPIKERIAQQQQAIQLTGDSRSVKLTSGEDNHSALRSITLPIIPSVDSIVNLLRSRINYLLLAGSVVIGVLVVLVVTNYSRLPASNKVATKDVSLLYTLSEHSSPVSSVAITPNGQTLASGSHDKAIRLWNLSSGKTARSPLYGHKDPVLSIAISPNGHLLASGGLDNSIKLWDLSTKENNRTLEGHVGWVTAVAISSDGKILASGSSDNTIKLWEIATGTPIHTLFNQAPILAVTISPDNQILASSSTDKTVKLWDLSTGKLLRALEGHASWVDAIAISPNGQILASGSLDKTIKLWELGTGRLLRTLEGHKYSVSSIAISPDGQILISGGFDGEIRTWNLQKGSLIRAFKAHSAQVVSLAISKDEKILVSGSADSTIKTWHIKF, via the coding sequence GTGATAGATTGGGAAGCTATGAGAAAGCTAGCACTGCTAATCGGAGTTAGTGAGTATGAACCTGATTTGACCTCATTACCTGCGGCTAGAAAAGACGTGGAAGCGGTAAAGCAAGTTTTAGAACACCCAGACATGGGAGAGTTTAGTGAGGTTAGGTGCTTAATTAATCCTGACACTCAAGAAATGCAGGTAGCTATTGAGACTGTATTCTCAAATAGTACTAGAGATGACCTTATCCTCCTATATTTCTCTGGTCATGGGATTAAAGATGAAAGTGGAAGACTTTACTTAGCAACTCGCAGAACTCGAAAAAATTCTCAGGGAGAGCTCATTAGGTCTACTGCTGTTACTGCTAGCTTTGTGCAAGAAAATATGAGTAAAAGCCGCTCAAAACGACAAGTAATTGTTTTGGATTGTTGTTTTAGTGGAGCTTTTGCTGAAGGGTTATTAGCAAAAGATGATGGCTCAATAGATATTAGAAGCCAGTTAGGTGGCGAAGATTTAGGTCGAGAAGGTAGAGCTGTGCTCACATCTTCAACCTCCACTCAATATTCTTTTGAAAACAAGAGTAATTTATCAATATATACTGAGTATATAGTTGAGGGGATAAGCACGGGAGCAGCAGATCTCGATGGTGATAGCGTCATTTCCATTGATGAACTGCATGAGTATGCTAGGCGGAAAGTGCAGGAAGCTGCTCCAGCAATGAAGCCAGAAATATATGCAGTTAAGCAGGGGTATAGAATTTTTCTCGCTAAAGCACCGATTGGCGATCCAAGGCTAAGATATCGTAAAGAAGTTGAAAACTGCGCTATTCGCGGTGAAATTTCCCCCACTGGGCGTAGGATGCTGGACTATGTACGAGAAACTCTAGGTTTGGAGACAACAGAAACCTCTGTCATTGAAGATGAAGTTTTGAAGCCATACCGAGAGTACAATCAAAATTTACAACAGTATGAGCAGGCATTAGTAGAGGCAGTTCAGCAAGAGTATCCTTTCAGTGAATATACTCTGAATGAACTAAGTCGTTATCAAAAAATCTTGAGACTGAGAAATGAAGATGTAGCACCAATTAAGGAACGAATTGCTCAACAGCAACAGGCAATTCAATTAACGGGTGACTCTCGGTCTGTAAAACTGACCTCAGGAGAGGACAATCATAGCGCATTGAGGTCTATAACTTTACCAATAATTCCTTCCGTAGACTCAATAGTGAACTTATTGCGCTCGCGAATTAATTATCTTTTGTTAGCTGGCTCAGTCGTTATTGGTGTTCTAGTTGTATTGGTTGTAACCAACTACTCTCGATTACCTGCTTCAAATAAAGTAGCCACGAAAGATGTCTCTTTGCTCTATACGCTGAGCGAACACTCTAGTCCAGTTTCATCTGTCGCTATCACCCCTAACGGACAAACTTTAGCCAGTGGTAGTCATGACAAGGCGATTAGGCTATGGAACTTGAGTAGCGGTAAAACAGCCCGTTCTCCTCTTTACGGTCACAAAGATCCAGTTTTGTCCATTGCCATCAGTCCCAATGGACATCTCCTTGCTAGTGGCGGTCTTGATAACTCAATCAAGCTATGGGATTTGAGTACTAAAGAAAATAACCGCACTCTTGAAGGACACGTAGGGTGGGTCACTGCTGTCGCCATTAGTTCTGACGGTAAAATACTTGCCAGTGGTAGTTCAGACAACACTATTAAACTATGGGAAATTGCAACAGGCACTCCAATACATACGCTTTTCAATCAAGCTCCGATTCTAGCCGTTACCATCAGTCCTGATAATCAAATCCTTGCTAGCTCTAGTACAGATAAAACAGTCAAGCTGTGGGATTTAAGTACTGGAAAATTGCTTCGCGCTCTCGAAGGTCATGCAAGTTGGGTTGATGCGATCGCCATCAGTCCTAATGGACAGATCCTTGCTAGTGGAAGTTTAGACAAGACGATTAAATTATGGGAGCTAGGTACTGGAAGATTGCTTCGCACTCTCGAAGGTCACAAATACTCTGTTTCCTCAATTGCTATCAGCCCAGATGGACAAATCCTGATTAGTGGAGGCTTCGATGGAGAGATTAGGACATGGAATTTACAAAAAGGATCTTTAATTCGCGCCTTTAAAGCTCATTCGGCTCAAGTTGTCTCCCTTGCAATCAGTAAAGATGAAAAGATTCTGGTCAGTGGCAGCGCAGATAGTACAATTAAAACTTGGCATATAAAATTTTAG
- a CDS encoding ABC transporter substrate-binding protein yields the protein MSQIQDLRNKLYHINRLNRRQFIQYGVLMLGTSVFAACSHNSETPSSVSTSLSANSNPSISPTAKSELDKVTFGTNWFAQAEHGGFYQAVATGIYKDYGLDVTIKMGGPQVNGTQLLMGGAIDFFMGNSADAIKAIEQGIPKISVAAIFQKSPEILMAHPGVGNSSLDQLKGKPIFVSALANTTYWPFLKTKYGFTDEQKRPYNFNIGPFLADKNSAQQGYLTSEPFAVEKEGGFKPVIFLLADFGYTPYDTTIETTKKLVETNPDLVQRFVDASIKGWYSYLDNPAPGNELIKKDNPQMADDQIAYGLQTLKEYGIINSGDAETKGIGVMTDVRWKIIFDTIADPKSSMPDTKYKEAFTLKFVGKGVQAYKS from the coding sequence ATGAGCCAAATACAAGACCTTCGGAATAAACTTTATCACATTAATCGTCTTAATCGTCGCCAGTTTATTCAATATGGGGTACTGATGCTTGGTACCAGCGTCTTTGCTGCCTGTTCTCATAATAGTGAGACACCTTCTAGTGTTTCCACTTCTCTGAGTGCCAACTCCAACCCATCAATCAGTCCGACAGCAAAGAGTGAACTCGATAAAGTCACTTTTGGCACAAACTGGTTTGCCCAAGCCGAGCATGGAGGCTTCTACCAAGCCGTTGCTACTGGTATCTACAAAGACTATGGTTTAGATGTTACTATCAAAATGGGTGGACCTCAAGTGAACGGTACCCAGTTATTGATGGGAGGTGCAATTGACTTCTTTATGGGCAATTCTGCTGATGCTATCAAAGCAATTGAGCAAGGAATTCCCAAAATCTCAGTAGCTGCTATTTTCCAAAAATCTCCTGAAATTCTGATGGCACACCCTGGTGTTGGGAATAGCTCCTTAGATCAACTCAAAGGTAAGCCCATTTTTGTATCTGCCTTAGCTAATACAACTTACTGGCCTTTTCTGAAAACAAAGTATGGTTTCACTGATGAGCAAAAACGCCCTTATAACTTTAACATAGGACCATTCTTAGCAGACAAGAATTCTGCTCAGCAGGGTTATTTAACATCTGAGCCGTTTGCTGTTGAAAAGGAAGGCGGATTCAAGCCAGTTATATTTCTGCTAGCTGATTTTGGTTATACTCCCTATGACACCACTATTGAGACTACGAAAAAGCTTGTAGAGACTAACCCTGATTTAGTGCAACGGTTTGTTGATGCCTCAATTAAGGGTTGGTACAGCTATCTTGACAATCCTGCTCCAGGCAATGAACTCATTAAGAAAGATAACCCGCAGATGGCCGATGACCAAATTGCTTACGGTCTTCAAACACTTAAGGAATATGGCATTATCAATTCAGGCGATGCTGAGACAAAGGGAATCGGCGTCATGACGGATGTACGATGGAAAATTATTTTTGACACTATAGCAGATCCTAAATCTTCCATGCCGGATACCAAATACAAAGAAGCGTTCACGCTCAAGTTTGTTGGCAAAGGAGTACAAGCTTACAAATCCTAA
- a CDS encoding ABC transporter permease: MTDIESFSTKYTSHLSSDRLKHFAAVDIVAPIIVGMLALFAWEIFVRVAGLPPYLLPGPILVFKTLISDWNELFPSLIITLQITLVAFFAAVISGLLISILFTQNKWIERSFFPYAVILQTTPIVAIAPLIIIWLRNNTFAALVVCAWIVAFFPILSSTTLGLNSTERNLTNVFRLYKASRWQTLLYLRLPSAMPYFLEGLRISGGLSLIGAVVAEFVAGTGGAKSGIAYQILISSYNLQVPRMFAALFMTTCTGIFIFVALTSISDFILRNWHESAIRNKD, translated from the coding sequence ATGACGGATATTGAGAGTTTTTCTACCAAGTATACTAGCCATCTTTCATCTGACCGACTTAAGCATTTCGCTGCTGTCGATATCGTAGCTCCAATAATTGTAGGAATGTTGGCATTATTTGCATGGGAAATTTTTGTTCGAGTAGCGGGTTTGCCACCTTATTTGTTACCTGGACCAATACTTGTGTTTAAGACGCTGATTAGTGACTGGAACGAGTTGTTTCCATCACTAATAATCACACTGCAAATCACTCTTGTTGCTTTTTTTGCCGCAGTGATTTCAGGACTACTCATTTCTATTTTGTTTACTCAAAATAAGTGGATTGAAAGAAGTTTTTTCCCATATGCGGTCATTTTACAGACAACTCCCATCGTCGCGATCGCACCTCTAATTATTATATGGCTGCGAAATAATACCTTTGCTGCCTTGGTTGTCTGCGCTTGGATAGTAGCATTTTTTCCCATTCTCTCCAGTACGACTTTGGGACTGAATAGCACCGAGCGCAATCTGACAAACGTATTTCGATTGTACAAAGCTTCACGTTGGCAGACTTTACTCTACTTGCGCTTGCCCAGTGCTATGCCCTATTTTTTAGAAGGTTTACGAATCAGTGGGGGTTTATCCCTGATTGGTGCTGTAGTGGCAGAATTTGTAGCAGGAACAGGCGGAGCCAAATCGGGGATAGCTTATCAGATTTTAATCTCAAGCTACAATCTACAAGTTCCTCGAATGTTTGCGGCATTATTTATGACAACTTGTACGGGAATTTTTATCTTTGTGGCTTTAACCTCGATCTCTGATTTTATACTGCGTAACTGGCATGAAAGCGCTATCAGAAACAAAGATTAA
- a CDS encoding glycosyltransferase family 4 protein: MTASAKSLKLLFVSTSVGPLGTGLGGGVELTLYNVAQQMIQRGHQLQIVAPEGSTRTSFPLVQIPGNLQIIAQSQERTAPITMPENSVLANMWDYARQVQDDYDLIVNFAYDWLPFYLTPFFKRPIAHLVSMGSLNNAQDQIIAQVAKQFPGTLGFHSLAQATTFTELTPPIICLSNGVDLSLYQFCSQPKQQLAWIGRISSEKGLEDAVAVAKITNIPLKIMGKIQDESYWQQICQDFPNTPFEYLGFLSTTELQQVVRECQALLMTPHWVEAFGNVAIEALACGVPVISYRRGGPTEIIQHGKTGFLVEPDSVAGLVDATQRINEINRHSCRQQAETEFSLEALGDRFEKWFKEIIFSQE, from the coding sequence ATGACTGCTTCTGCCAAATCATTAAAATTGCTTTTTGTTTCTACTTCTGTGGGGCCTCTCGGTACTGGACTGGGTGGCGGTGTGGAGTTAACCTTGTACAATGTCGCCCAACAAATGATACAACGAGGTCATCAACTGCAAATAGTTGCCCCTGAAGGTTCCACAAGAACTTCTTTTCCTCTAGTACAAATTCCAGGCAATTTACAAATCATAGCTCAAAGCCAAGAACGCACAGCCCCGATTACCATGCCGGAGAATTCTGTATTGGCGAATATGTGGGACTATGCTCGTCAGGTTCAGGACGATTACGATTTAATTGTGAATTTTGCTTACGATTGGTTACCTTTCTACCTGACGCCTTTTTTTAAACGTCCTATCGCTCATTTGGTGAGCATGGGTTCCCTGAATAATGCTCAAGACCAAATTATTGCTCAAGTGGCAAAGCAGTTTCCCGGTACACTTGGCTTTCATAGCCTTGCACAAGCAACTACTTTTACTGAACTAACCCCACCAATCATTTGTTTGAGTAACGGCGTTGATTTATCGCTCTATCAGTTTTGCAGTCAACCAAAGCAACAATTAGCCTGGATAGGTCGCATTTCCTCAGAAAAAGGATTGGAAGATGCAGTGGCTGTAGCGAAAATTACTAATATTCCCTTAAAGATTATGGGTAAAATCCAAGATGAATCATATTGGCAGCAGATTTGTCAAGATTTTCCCAATACACCTTTTGAATATCTGGGATTTTTATCAACTACAGAATTGCAGCAAGTCGTCCGTGAGTGCCAAGCGTTATTAATGACACCGCATTGGGTGGAAGCATTTGGAAATGTAGCAATAGAAGCACTTGCTTGTGGAGTCCCAGTGATTTCTTATCGTCGCGGCGGACCCACAGAAATTATTCAACATGGCAAAACAGGATTTTTGGTAGAACCTGATAGTGTTGCTGGGTTGGTAGATGCAACACAACGTATCAATGAAATCAATCGTCACTCTTGTCGTCAACAAGCCGAAACGGAATTTTCTTTGGAAGCGTTAGGCGATCGCTTTGAAAAATGGTTTAAGGAGATTATCTTCTCACAAGAATAG
- a CDS encoding FAD-dependent oxidoreductase, which produces MKQPRRLSPFILLISALGFLAVVSLGYLHTRFALLLPNSKLDPTPSSKTKVKPLVGTNGLPQLNPLPTAKEVWECSVVVIGGSLGGVAAASEAMQSGAKTCLIELTPWLGGQISSQGVSAVDESLAMRAKENHSKSWIEFKQSIAQQPVELPAWSKISSPLKVKDINSCWVGKLCFPPKAGALAAEQLLKSSSSLAPGSRWGTSIAFKGAEFDSTGRQIVSIYAVKRIPRNSNYVPKGRLSQELTSWYSWFENEEFEKVPIQLQAPKGDRMIVIDATDTGEFIGWANIPHRQGSESRATTGEIHAAPKDNPQCTQAFTNTFAVAIHDDGGLSRDRLSRIESGISKEEHRKDYSIKGTPIFAGRSFFNYRRIVSMRRSDPFVDTPVRGDITMVNWNRGNDWNLMNPHLILTQEEISASGQRQNWVGGLALEALKEGENHALFFAEWLLETQAQPNFPLTYLFGGESPMGTVSGLSMMPYIREGRRILGRQAHGQNEFMMREADIRTDVSGGRDVSKTVVAVTHYDIDIHGCRYRNWEPSNEAAKAPAREFVVRPVMIPLESMIPQRIDNLLIGGKSIAVTHIVNAVTRVHHSEWGIGAASGVTAAWLLTQPDLTPAQIVPQQRMPQLQQAMKKQGLRLYW; this is translated from the coding sequence GTGAAGCAACCTCGCCGTCTCAGTCCATTCATTCTGCTAATATCAGCTTTGGGTTTCCTTGCTGTTGTCAGTTTGGGTTATTTGCATACCCGTTTTGCACTACTCTTGCCAAACTCGAAATTAGATCCGACGCCTAGCTCAAAGACAAAAGTTAAACCGCTTGTCGGAACGAATGGTTTACCCCAACTCAACCCTCTACCTACAGCAAAAGAGGTCTGGGAATGCTCTGTTGTTGTGATTGGCGGTTCTTTAGGAGGAGTAGCAGCAGCATCCGAAGCAATGCAGTCGGGAGCAAAGACTTGCTTAATTGAACTCACTCCTTGGCTTGGAGGACAAATTAGCTCTCAAGGGGTCTCGGCGGTTGATGAATCATTGGCAATGCGGGCTAAGGAGAATCATTCAAAAAGTTGGATTGAATTCAAGCAGTCGATCGCACAACAACCTGTAGAACTACCTGCATGGTCAAAAATATCTTCTCCTCTAAAAGTAAAAGATATTAATAGCTGTTGGGTGGGTAAGTTGTGTTTTCCTCCCAAAGCAGGCGCATTAGCAGCAGAACAATTGCTCAAGTCTTCGTCTAGTCTTGCACCAGGGAGTCGTTGGGGAACTTCTATTGCATTCAAAGGGGCTGAATTTGACAGTACGGGGCGGCAAATTGTCTCAATTTATGCAGTTAAAAGGATACCACGGAATTCTAACTATGTTCCTAAAGGTCGCCTTTCTCAAGAATTAACCTCTTGGTATTCCTGGTTTGAGAATGAAGAATTTGAAAAAGTCCCAATACAATTGCAAGCCCCGAAAGGCGATCGCATGATAGTTATTGACGCCACGGATACGGGAGAATTCATAGGATGGGCAAATATTCCCCACCGACAGGGGTCGGAATCTCGTGCTACAACAGGTGAAATTCATGCAGCCCCTAAAGATAACCCCCAATGCACCCAAGCATTTACCAATACATTTGCAGTTGCTATTCATGACGATGGCGGTTTAAGTCGCGATCGCTTATCTCGTATTGAGTCAGGAATATCGAAAGAGGAACATCGAAAAGATTACTCCATTAAAGGAACTCCCATATTTGCAGGTCGAAGCTTTTTTAATTACAGACGCATTGTGAGTATGCGCCGCAGTGACCCCTTTGTTGATACTCCTGTCCGTGGGGACATAACTATGGTGAACTGGAATCGAGGTAACGACTGGAACTTAATGAATCCCCATTTGATTCTGACACAAGAAGAAATTAGTGCTTCAGGACAGCGTCAAAACTGGGTGGGAGGGCTGGCTTTAGAAGCACTTAAGGAAGGTGAAAATCATGCACTTTTTTTTGCAGAATGGCTTTTAGAAACTCAAGCTCAACCTAATTTTCCCCTTACCTACCTTTTTGGAGGTGAATCTCCCATGGGTACAGTTTCAGGATTGAGTATGATGCCTTATATTCGGGAGGGACGCAGAATTTTAGGACGCCAAGCCCACGGACAGAATGAGTTCATGATGCGCGAGGCAGATATTAGAACAGATGTTTCGGGTGGTCGAGATGTTTCCAAAACGGTAGTTGCTGTCACTCATTATGATATTGATATCCATGGGTGTCGCTATCGTAATTGGGAACCATCTAACGAAGCAGCCAAAGCCCCGGCTAGAGAATTTGTGGTTCGTCCCGTTATGATTCCTTTGGAAAGCATGATTCCTCAGCGAATAGATAATCTTCTGATTGGTGGGAAGAGTATAGCCGTGACTCACATAGTTAATGCTGTCACTCGCGTTCATCATAGCGAGTGGGGTATTGGTGCTGCTTCTGGAGTGACAGCCGCTTGGCTATTGACTCAACCAGATTTAACTCCCGCTCAGATTGTTCCACAACAACGAATGCCTCAATTGCAACAAGCGATGAAAAAACAAGGTTTGCGTCTTTATTGGTAA
- a CDS encoding peptidoglycan-binding domain-containing protein, with translation MSQQHPSILSRGAQGPEVERLQGELTHLGYDLGSAGVDGIFGEYTEKAVIAFQKDNNITVDGIVGPETGKTLGARLAA, from the coding sequence ATGAGTCAACAACATCCTTCAATCTTAAGTCGCGGTGCTCAAGGTCCAGAAGTTGAACGCTTACAGGGTGAGCTAACTCACCTGGGATACGATTTAGGTTCTGCTGGTGTTGATGGTATTTTTGGTGAATACACTGAAAAGGCTGTTATTGCATTTCAAAAAGATAACAACATAACTGTGGATGGCATTGTTGGACCTGAAACAGGAAAAACTTTGGGTGCTCGTTTAGCAGCATAA